A region from the Oscillospiraceae bacterium genome encodes:
- a CDS encoding amino acid ABC transporter permease — MSFFDYTVTLGPALLNGLVETLKLFGLTVLLAVPLGLPIALGNISRFPPFRLLCKLYVWVFRGTPLMLQLFFFYYGLGIIANNTGWLFLRFDRFPAAVLTFTLNYAAYFSEIYRAGIQSIDRGQYEAAKTLGFTRGQTMFQIIIPQTIRRIIPPVSNETITLVKDTALVNVIAVPELLKVAKDAANRDSNTTGYLLAALAYLIVTLILTMLYRRLERRFSRHEQEAV; from the coding sequence ATGTCTTTTTTTGATTATACCGTCACATTGGGGCCGGCGCTGCTAAACGGCCTGGTAGAGACCCTCAAACTGTTCGGCTTGACGGTGCTGCTGGCGGTGCCTCTCGGGCTTCCGATCGCGCTGGGAAACATCTCGCGGTTCCCGCCGTTTCGGCTTCTGTGCAAGCTGTACGTCTGGGTGTTCCGCGGCACGCCCCTGATGCTCCAGCTCTTCTTCTTTTATTATGGCCTCGGCATCATCGCCAACAACACCGGCTGGCTGTTTTTACGCTTCGACCGTTTTCCGGCGGCGGTTCTGACCTTTACGCTCAATTACGCGGCGTATTTTTCAGAGATCTACCGGGCTGGCATTCAGTCGATCGACCGCGGCCAGTACGAGGCGGCCAAGACGCTGGGTTTCACACGCGGGCAGACGATGTTTCAGATCATCATCCCGCAGACGATCCGTCGGATCATCCCGCCGGTGTCGAACGAGACCATCACCCTAGTGAAGGACACGGCGCTCGTCAACGTGATCGCCGTCCCCGAACTGCTCAAGGTGGCGAAGGACGCGGCCAACCGAGACAGCAACACCACCGGCTATCTGCTGGCGGCGCTCGCCTACCTGATCGTCACGCTTATCTTGACGATGCTCTACCGCCGCCTGGAACGGCGTTTTTCCCGGCATGAGCAGGAAGCCGTCTAG